A single window of Sporosarcina sp. Marseille-Q4943 DNA harbors:
- a CDS encoding YdhK family protein: MKKHLLLLGLAVVIGLSGCGNNTTNEKNTDVNNEPKQEDMEMEMHHHSSSGEVPANLKVAENPTFEVGSEAIIETGHMKGMKGAVATIVGAYDTTAYAVSYTPVTGGERVENHKWVIQEEIEDADGKTLEPGAEVTLEADHMKGMKGALAEIDSAEKTTVYMIDFTPTTGGEEVTNHKWVTESELSAK, from the coding sequence ATGAAGAAGCATTTACTTCTTTTAGGTCTCGCGGTAGTCATTGGTTTAAGTGGATGTGGGAATAACACGACCAATGAGAAAAACACAGACGTCAATAATGAACCGAAACAGGAAGATATGGAAATGGAGATGCACCACCATTCCAGCTCAGGTGAAGTTCCGGCAAACTTAAAAGTAGCGGAAAATCCAACCTTTGAAGTAGGAAGTGAAGCAATTATTGAAACTGGTCATATGAAAGGAATGAAAGGTGCCGTAGCAACAATTGTAGGTGCTTATGATACTACTGCTTACGCTGTTTCATATACGCCGGTAACTGGTGGAGAAAGAGTGGAAAATCATAAATGGGTTATCCAAGAAGAGATTGAGGATGCTGATGGTAAAACTCTTGAACCAGGAGCTGAGGTCACCTTAGAGGCAGACCATATGAAAGGGATGAAAGGGGCATTAGCTGAAATTGATTCAGCTGAAAAAACTACTGTATACATGATCGATTTTACTCCGACTACCGGTGGTGAAGAAGTAACTAATCATAAATGGGTTACCGAAAGTGAACTATCTGCGAAATGA
- a CDS encoding TVP38/TMEM64 family protein, translating to MDQFFLDIVQNERPFAWLYQFFLMVLVSMIPFAPIPVIAAFIASNHAFFPGLAINMLGTTLGSFFLFLLSKSLLRHVALKYLTKRQFLTRYLALIEKNGFLAVLLGRIIPVLPSAGINLIAGISNVNLGAFIAATFLGKLPIILAFSLTGHQIAAGNWDTIFIVALYVLALFLIGKKLKRKWSQ from the coding sequence ATGGATCAATTTTTTTTAGACATTGTACAAAATGAAAGACCGTTCGCATGGCTTTATCAATTTTTTTTGATGGTACTCGTATCAATGATTCCCTTTGCGCCAATTCCTGTAATAGCTGCATTCATTGCAAGTAATCATGCGTTTTTTCCTGGTCTTGCAATTAACATGCTCGGGACAACGCTCGGTTCCTTCTTTTTATTTCTCTTAAGTAAAAGCTTACTGCGCCATGTCGCACTAAAATATTTAACAAAGAGGCAGTTTTTAACGAGATACCTTGCTTTAATTGAAAAAAACGGATTTTTAGCTGTACTGCTCGGTCGCATCATTCCGGTTTTACCTTCTGCGGGTATTAATTTAATTGCAGGCATATCTAATGTAAATCTCGGTGCTTTTATCGCTGCAACATTTTTAGGCAAGCTACCAATCATACTAGCCTTTTCACTTACAGGTCATCAAATAGCAGCAGGCAATTGGGATACTATATTTATCGTTGCTCTCTATGTACTCGCACTATTTTTAATAGGGAAAAAATTAAAGCGAAAGTGGAGTCAATAA
- a CDS encoding stage II sporulation protein P yields the protein MLPKIKPYSKNKNKNKKKKKKSLLAVLLYFAIVLFFIWLLIVSMLALYIRKDENKENPASGSDSSFSNFEMETLDNHSGIPNPVTEFNMSINSTPDEKIMKSKEQQPDRDEFKPLMKDLLKDGELTFKNLDAIFANMKSPKMIPKDSIHSTFGRDVIFIYHTHNRESFLPYLKDRNKPEGAYHSKANMTLVGEMLGKALERRGVGTKVDSTDIVQELSLRGLDYNSSYQLSGEIVRTARGENKDLDIFLDLHRDSLRKDSTTIKINGENYARLLFVVGTGHEDYTKNLSFAEEVHNVLSKQYPSLSKGILKKDKSQGNGVYNQDLSPNSIIVEIGGVDNTVEELQRTVEALADVLSEYYWHGKSNLVE from the coding sequence ATGCTTCCAAAAATCAAGCCATATTCAAAGAATAAGAATAAGAATAAGAAGAAAAAGAAAAAGTCCTTGCTCGCTGTTCTTTTATATTTTGCAATTGTATTATTTTTTATTTGGTTACTAATCGTTTCTATGCTTGCTTTATATATTCGGAAAGATGAAAACAAAGAAAATCCCGCGTCTGGAAGTGACTCTTCTTTTTCAAACTTTGAGATGGAAACGTTAGACAATCATTCAGGTATTCCGAATCCAGTTACAGAATTCAACATGTCTATTAATAGCACACCAGATGAAAAAATTATGAAGAGTAAAGAGCAACAACCAGATAGAGATGAATTCAAACCGCTCATGAAGGATCTTTTGAAAGATGGTGAGCTTACATTTAAGAATCTTGATGCTATCTTTGCGAATATGAAATCTCCCAAAATGATTCCTAAAGATTCAATACACTCGACTTTCGGCAGAGATGTTATTTTTATTTATCACACACATAACAGGGAATCCTTCTTACCGTATTTAAAAGACAGAAATAAACCGGAAGGAGCTTATCACTCAAAAGCGAATATGACATTGGTTGGTGAAATGCTTGGCAAAGCATTGGAAAGAAGAGGAGTAGGAACGAAAGTGGATTCAACTGATATTGTCCAAGAACTAAGTTTGCGAGGATTAGACTATAATAGTTCTTATCAGCTTTCAGGAGAAATAGTTAGGACAGCGCGGGGCGAAAATAAAGATTTAGATATTTTCTTAGACTTACATCGTGATTCATTGCGGAAAGATTCTACCACCATAAAAATAAATGGGGAAAACTATGCCCGGCTATTGTTCGTTGTGGGAACTGGACATGAAGATTACACAAAGAATCTTTCTTTTGCTGAGGAAGTGCATAATGTTCTTTCAAAGCAGTATCCCAGTTTGTCAAAAGGAATATTGAAAAAGGACAAAAGCCAAGGTAATGGGGTATATAACCAAGATCTTTCTCCGAATTCTATTATTGTAGAAATTGGCGGTGTCGATAATACGGTAGAGGAATTACAGCGAACTGTTGAAGCACTTGCGGATGTGTTAAGCGAATATTATTGGCACGGGAAAAGCAATTTGGTTGAATAA
- a CDS encoding response regulator transcription factor, whose product MNKPIEVLVIEDDSYICDLINLYAENSGYEVSVANDGATGLDMFHESPPDLVILDIMLPEMDGWEVCKEIRRYDKTPIIMLTGKGESYDKLKGFELGTDDYLVKPFDPNELMARIKAVLRRANPTLDTNQIIELPMLEINLHQYKVIYDEKEIGLAPKEMELLYFLATHPNQVFTRQQLLDQIWSLDFEGDPRTVDVHIKRIRDKLGNPKSYWRVKTIRGVGYKFEVNNY is encoded by the coding sequence ATGAACAAGCCAATTGAAGTTCTCGTCATCGAGGATGATTCATACATTTGTGATTTGATCAATTTATACGCAGAAAATAGTGGTTATGAAGTTAGCGTTGCAAACGATGGGGCAACCGGGTTAGATATGTTTCATGAAAGTCCACCTGATCTGGTCATCCTGGATATTATGCTGCCTGAAATGGACGGTTGGGAAGTTTGCAAGGAAATAAGGAGATATGATAAAACGCCTATTATCATGCTGACCGGGAAAGGTGAAAGCTACGATAAGTTAAAAGGTTTCGAACTTGGAACAGATGATTACTTGGTGAAACCTTTTGATCCGAATGAATTAATGGCACGGATAAAAGCGGTTCTTCGGCGAGCCAATCCTACATTAGATACTAATCAGATTATCGAGCTTCCTATGTTAGAGATTAATCTTCATCAATACAAGGTAATTTATGATGAAAAGGAAATCGGTTTGGCACCTAAAGAAATGGAGTTGCTTTACTTTCTCGCCACCCATCCCAATCAAGTATTTACTCGTCAGCAACTGTTGGACCAAATATGGAGCTTGGATTTTGAAGGGGATCCGAGAACGGTAGATGTGCATATCAAAAGGATTCGAGACAAATTGGGAAATCCCAAGTCTTATTGGAGAGTGAAAACTATAAGAGGAGTCGGATATAAATTTGAGGTGAACAACTATTGA
- a CDS encoding cell wall metabolism sensor histidine kinase WalK, with product MIRIKSIFFKLFITYIVILIVSHFIYATTSYLLFQNNLTEMHLNLEGINQLKYMLITSSIISITITGLFTYYITKRITSPLREMNRVALQIARGDFNQSVKIRTHDELGELGQTFNHMTHELASLDKMRKDFVANVSHDLRSPLTSIHGYATAFLDDKIPNDKKRHYFSVIKEQTERMIKLVNDILDMSQIESGQLEIRPALFNLSELVRQVMGRMEVEFVNKNLNVELISREEQDIYVFADADRIDQVIVNLIQNAVQFSTYNSSIKVFLNKGKRAVVSIRDYGPGISQEEIQAIWERFYKADAARTNKAGTGLGLSIVKHILDLHQTDIKVESEVGTGTTFTFSLPLTLNESTNRK from the coding sequence TTGATTCGAATTAAAAGTATTTTTTTCAAGCTGTTTATCACATATATCGTCATATTAATTGTGTCACATTTCATTTATGCTACTACTTCATATTTGCTATTTCAGAACAACCTTACTGAAATGCACCTAAATCTTGAGGGTATAAACCAATTGAAATACATGTTAATAACATCTTCTATTATTTCTATAACGATTACAGGTTTATTTACCTATTACATCACTAAAAGAATTACCTCTCCACTTCGGGAAATGAATCGTGTTGCTCTTCAAATCGCTAGAGGAGATTTTAATCAAAGCGTTAAGATCAGAACACATGATGAACTGGGGGAACTGGGACAAACATTCAACCATATGACACATGAGTTGGCCAGCTTGGACAAGATGAGAAAGGATTTTGTTGCCAATGTTTCCCATGACTTACGCTCACCACTCACTTCGATTCATGGGTATGCCACGGCATTTCTGGATGATAAAATCCCCAATGATAAAAAACGACATTATTTTAGCGTCATTAAAGAACAAACTGAACGAATGATAAAGCTTGTAAATGATATTCTGGATATGTCTCAAATCGAATCGGGACAATTAGAAATTCGTCCAGCACTTTTTAATTTGTCAGAGCTGGTACGCCAAGTCATGGGTCGCATGGAAGTTGAGTTTGTAAATAAAAATTTGAATGTAGAGTTAATATCTAGAGAAGAACAAGATATCTACGTTTTTGCCGATGCTGACCGGATAGATCAAGTGATAGTTAATTTAATTCAAAATGCAGTACAATTTTCCACCTACAATAGTTCAATAAAAGTGTTTCTGAACAAGGGAAAACGAGCGGTGGTGTCGATTCGTGATTATGGACCGGGAATCAGTCAAGAAGAAATTCAAGCTATTTGGGAAAGATTTTATAAAGCTGATGCAGCTCGTACAAATAAGGCGGGCACAGGGCTAGGCTTATCCATTGTTAAGCACATATTAGATCTTCATCAAACCGATATTAAAGTGGAAAGTGAAGTAGGGACAGGAACAACCTTTACTTTTTCACTACCATTGACTTTGAACGAATCTACTAACAGGAAATAG
- a CDS encoding DUF6744 family protein, with translation MSINLENMTAVQNENHEGVLGHLMWFSVGKQLIKTADLKERLIQSGLDEEWMPNAIRSADAFRRATKEIETRKATSQTGVSENYLIREVFSDKDHVQRNIVVESVNQAGKRLDYNSRAGVITLDKKNESITFLYENETAKELCIEAEQKFNIYKDNYSAQQLRVMVNKILQSLAPTPVRPHGGIYFVPDSHTEGLAKLVKFTSSLENSEGFKIPVVNTFDNRNMVNAKLNEHLESILNDCKTSGSLRKGQVKEIIENANSVISNYKNYKGIVQDEAVQLEQKIMKIRSEITRMVTDLS, from the coding sequence ATGTCAATCAATCTTGAGAACATGACAGCTGTCCAAAATGAAAACCATGAGGGAGTACTTGGTCATCTCATGTGGTTTAGTGTAGGGAAACAATTGATAAAAACAGCAGACTTAAAAGAACGTCTTATTCAGTCGGGTTTGGATGAAGAGTGGATGCCAAATGCCATTCGGTCAGCTGATGCTTTCCGACGGGCCACAAAAGAGATTGAAACACGAAAAGCCACTTCACAGACGGGAGTATCTGAGAATTATCTGATCCGGGAGGTTTTTTCGGATAAGGATCATGTGCAACGGAATATTGTTGTTGAATCTGTGAATCAGGCCGGAAAGAGGCTTGATTATAACAGCAGAGCCGGTGTAATTACGTTAGACAAGAAGAATGAGTCAATCACATTTCTATACGAGAATGAGACGGCTAAAGAGCTTTGCATAGAAGCTGAGCAGAAATTCAATATCTATAAGGATAATTATTCAGCCCAGCAATTGAGGGTGATGGTCAATAAAATTCTACAGTCTCTTGCGCCTACACCTGTGCGTCCACATGGAGGAATATACTTCGTTCCAGATTCGCACACCGAAGGATTGGCGAAGTTGGTTAAATTCACATCTTCCCTCGAAAATAGCGAAGGGTTTAAGATTCCAGTCGTCAATACATTCGATAATCGGAATATGGTTAATGCGAAATTGAATGAGCATTTGGAATCCATTTTAAACGACTGTAAAACAAGCGGAAGTCTGAGAAAAGGGCAAGTGAAAGAGATCATTGAAAATGCGAACTCTGTCATCTCGAACTATAAAAACTATAAAGGAATCGTTCAAGACGAAGCAGTGCAGCTTGAACAGAAAATCATGAAGATCCGTTCTGAAATTACTCGAATGGTCACGGATTTATCTTAA
- a CDS encoding multicopper oxidase domain-containing protein, translated as MGIKITLAAAAISILVISGCSNNVKPEKEMDHSTMNHEMEEMDHSTMGEMMEGHMSHDEVVMLNDSTGENELKIPTMLEQDDGEDVVYTVRAQKGKTEIFNGTETETYGYNGSFLGPMLRFEKGDKVKIRTINELDEATTFHWHGLEVPADVDGGPHDALKPREERVIEFEVTQDASTLWFHPHPEGKTAEQVYNGLAGLIYIEDENSKSLGLPTAYGKNDIPLIFQDKIFNDKKQLNFSEVMNDDGTIGDTLLINGTHNPKLTVNKEKVRLRLLNGSNARNFTFKLNTGDSFVQIATDGGFLNEPVALTEVTLTPSERAEIIVDFSQLDTENDLALINEDGSVLLPFEVLDQSGAISRIPGVMNDISLTEEEMDLPVTKKIELFGMMDMVTINGKKYDPERIDFTQQQGVMEVWEIYNKPDDMGGMIHPFHIHGTQFKIISRNGEAPPENERGWKDSIAIQPDETVKIAIQFNHKGVYMFHCHILEHEDNGMMGQVKVE; from the coding sequence ATGGGAATCAAGATAACACTTGCCGCAGCGGCAATTAGTATATTGGTTATCAGCGGTTGTAGTAATAACGTTAAGCCTGAGAAGGAAATGGATCATTCAACAATGAATCATGAAATGGAGGAAATGGATCATTCCACTATGGGTGAAATGATGGAAGGGCATATGAGTCATGACGAGGTAGTTATGTTAAACGACTCAACAGGGGAAAATGAATTGAAAATCCCTACTATGCTTGAACAGGATGACGGTGAAGATGTCGTATACACGGTTCGGGCACAAAAAGGAAAGACCGAAATATTCAATGGGACTGAAACTGAAACGTATGGATACAACGGGTCGTTTTTAGGACCAATGCTCCGTTTTGAGAAAGGTGACAAAGTTAAAATTAGAACGATAAATGAGTTGGATGAAGCGACGACTTTCCACTGGCACGGCCTGGAAGTACCAGCGGATGTTGACGGCGGACCGCATGATGCGTTAAAACCCCGAGAAGAAAGAGTGATTGAATTTGAAGTGACACAAGATGCTTCTACATTATGGTTTCATCCACATCCCGAAGGAAAAACCGCTGAACAGGTATACAACGGACTTGCAGGTTTGATCTATATCGAGGATGAAAATTCGAAAAGCCTGGGATTGCCAACTGCTTATGGGAAAAATGATATCCCTTTGATTTTTCAAGATAAAATATTCAACGATAAGAAACAATTGAATTTTAGCGAAGTCATGAATGATGACGGAACAATTGGTGATACGTTACTAATCAATGGAACTCACAATCCAAAGTTGACTGTAAACAAAGAGAAAGTACGTCTCCGTTTACTAAATGGGTCTAATGCTCGGAACTTCACTTTCAAATTGAATACGGGTGATTCTTTTGTTCAAATCGCAACAGACGGTGGTTTCTTGAACGAACCTGTCGCTTTAACAGAAGTAACACTGACACCTTCTGAGAGAGCTGAAATTATTGTTGATTTTTCACAGCTCGATACAGAAAATGATCTGGCGTTAATAAATGAGGATGGCTCAGTCCTGTTACCGTTTGAGGTTTTAGATCAAAGCGGAGCTATTAGTAGGATTCCAGGTGTAATGAATGATATATCATTAACAGAGGAAGAAATGGACTTGCCAGTCACAAAGAAGATAGAACTCTTTGGGATGATGGATATGGTAACGATAAATGGAAAGAAGTATGATCCGGAGAGAATTGACTTCACACAACAGCAAGGGGTTATGGAAGTGTGGGAGATCTACAATAAGCCGGACGATATGGGCGGTATGATTCATCCATTCCACATCCACGGCACGCAATTCAAAATAATTTCCAGAAATGGAGAAGCACCGCCGGAAAATGAGCGTGGATGGAAAGACAGTATTGCGATTCAACCAGATGAGACGGTTAAAATAGCTATACAATTTAATCATAAGGGTGTTTATATGTTCCATTGTCATATTCTCGAACATGAAGACAATGGTATGATGGGACAAGTAAAAGTCGAATAA
- the copZ gene encoding copper chaperone CopZ: MNETLKVQGMSCNHCVNSIEESVGNLTGVSSVKVDLGNGEVSVEFDSGQTTLDQIKETIEEQGYDIA; this comes from the coding sequence ATGAATGAAACATTGAAAGTTCAAGGGATGTCATGTAATCATTGCGTCAATTCTATCGAAGAAAGCGTTGGGAATCTTACAGGTGTTTCTTCCGTAAAGGTGGATCTTGGCAATGGTGAAGTTTCTGTAGAGTTTGACAGCGGGCAAACAACATTGGATCAAATTAAGGAAACAATTGAAGAGCAAGGGTATGACATCGCCTAA
- a CDS encoding heavy metal translocating P-type ATPase, whose product MMATQEKTLQIHGMTCAACANRIEKGLSKIEGVERANVNFALERSTIVYDPEKTNVNEFKERVEKLGYNVVQEKASFDISGMTCAACATRIEKRISKMDGVTNANVNFALETIAVEYDDKHVQTSDMITAVKKLGYELIPKQDGQKKMDHKEQEIKKQQRKFIISLILTAPLLWTMVAHFEFLSFIYLPNVLMNPWVQLALATPVQFFVGAQFYKGAFNALRNKSANMDVLVALGTSAAYFYSLYLSIEWMNTGSVGHPELYFEASAVIITLIVLGKLFEVRAKGKTSQAIQKLLGLQAKTARVLRNSVEQEIPIEEVVTGDIILVKPGEKIPVDGEIIEGRSAIDESMITGESIPIDKVAGDVVIGATINKNGSLQIKATKVGKDTALAQIVKVVEEAQGSKADIQRLADRISGVFVPIVVVIAIVTFFIWYFAVTPGDFRSALIPTISILVIACPCALGLATPTSIMAGSGRAAEMGLLFKGGEHLENTQSIDTVVLDKTGTVTKGEPALTDILVADGFDEVEVLQLIGTAENQSEHPLAQAIVKGVKEKGLTLLETTDFEALPGFGIRAEVNGREVLVGTRKLMRERNIATLNSEASMEELESEGKTAMLIAVDAKLAGVVAVADTVKDTSKEAIARMQELGLEVIMLTGDNQRTAEAIARQVGLSNVIAEVLPEQKSEEIKKLQEQGKKVAMVGDGINDAPALAMANVGMAVGNGTDIAIEVADITLMRGDLNSVADAIIMSRKTMRNIKENLFFAFIYNTIGIPIAAIGLLAPWVAGAAMAFSSVSVVLNALRLQKVKIRN is encoded by the coding sequence ATAATGGCAACTCAAGAAAAAACATTGCAAATTCATGGAATGACTTGTGCAGCATGCGCTAATCGAATTGAAAAGGGACTTTCGAAAATAGAGGGTGTTGAACGAGCAAATGTGAACTTTGCATTGGAACGTTCAACAATCGTCTATGACCCAGAGAAAACGAATGTCAATGAGTTTAAGGAAAGGGTAGAAAAGCTTGGCTACAATGTCGTTCAAGAAAAAGCCTCTTTTGATATTTCGGGCATGACCTGCGCAGCTTGTGCTACGAGGATTGAAAAAAGAATTAGTAAGATGGATGGAGTAACAAATGCAAACGTCAATTTTGCGTTAGAAACAATTGCTGTCGAATATGATGACAAACATGTGCAAACATCAGACATGATAACAGCTGTAAAAAAATTAGGATATGAATTGATTCCGAAGCAAGACGGGCAAAAGAAGATGGATCATAAAGAACAAGAAATCAAGAAGCAGCAGAGAAAGTTCATTATTTCACTGATCCTGACGGCTCCTTTATTATGGACGATGGTAGCTCATTTTGAATTTCTGTCATTTATTTATTTGCCTAATGTTCTAATGAATCCGTGGGTACAGCTTGCGCTTGCAACGCCGGTTCAATTTTTTGTTGGTGCCCAATTTTATAAAGGTGCTTTCAATGCTTTACGAAATAAAAGTGCTAACATGGACGTCTTGGTTGCACTGGGTACGAGCGCAGCGTATTTCTACAGTCTCTATTTGTCAATCGAATGGATGAATACAGGTAGTGTCGGACATCCGGAACTCTATTTTGAAGCTTCTGCTGTCATTATCACTTTAATCGTACTTGGTAAACTATTTGAAGTGCGTGCAAAAGGGAAAACGAGTCAGGCGATTCAAAAGCTACTTGGTTTGCAGGCTAAAACAGCCCGTGTTCTGAGAAATAGCGTTGAACAAGAAATCCCGATTGAAGAAGTCGTGACAGGAGATATTATCCTAGTCAAGCCGGGTGAAAAGATTCCGGTAGATGGGGAAATCATTGAAGGACGATCTGCAATCGATGAATCGATGATAACGGGCGAAAGTATACCGATTGATAAAGTTGCGGGTGACGTTGTAATTGGGGCAACGATCAATAAGAATGGTTCGTTGCAAATCAAAGCAACAAAAGTGGGAAAAGATACCGCATTAGCGCAAATTGTAAAAGTGGTTGAAGAGGCACAAGGGTCTAAGGCGGATATTCAGCGATTGGCTGACCGAATTTCTGGAGTTTTCGTGCCTATCGTTGTTGTCATTGCGATTGTCACTTTCTTTATTTGGTATTTTGCGGTGACACCGGGTGATTTTCGCTCAGCGCTTATCCCGACCATTTCGATTTTGGTCATTGCTTGCCCATGTGCACTTGGATTGGCAACACCGACTTCTATCATGGCGGGTTCTGGTAGGGCTGCTGAAATGGGCCTTCTCTTTAAAGGCGGAGAACATCTGGAGAACACACAATCAATTGACACTGTCGTATTAGATAAAACAGGAACCGTTACAAAAGGCGAACCTGCACTGACAGATATTCTGGTCGCCGATGGATTTGATGAAGTGGAAGTTCTTCAATTGATTGGAACTGCTGAAAATCAATCGGAGCATCCATTGGCACAAGCAATTGTTAAAGGTGTAAAGGAGAAAGGTTTAACACTTCTTGAAACGACTGACTTTGAAGCTTTACCGGGATTTGGTATTCGAGCCGAAGTAAATGGTAGAGAAGTGTTAGTTGGCACAAGAAAATTGATGAGAGAGCGTAACATTGCAACTTTGAATTCAGAAGCCTCGATGGAGGAGCTGGAAAGTGAAGGGAAAACAGCTATGCTTATAGCTGTAGATGCTAAACTTGCCGGTGTTGTCGCAGTAGCCGATACCGTAAAAGATACTTCAAAAGAAGCAATTGCAAGAATGCAGGAGCTAGGTCTAGAAGTCATTATGCTAACGGGTGACAATCAACGTACTGCAGAGGCCATTGCCCGTCAAGTAGGTCTGTCTAACGTAATTGCGGAAGTACTTCCAGAACAGAAAAGTGAAGAGATCAAAAAACTTCAGGAACAAGGCAAAAAGGTGGCGATGGTAGGGGACGGAATCAATGACGCTCCAGCACTTGCCATGGCAAATGTCGGAATGGCAGTCGGGAACGGAACAGATATCGCCATAGAAGTAGCAGACATTACGCTAATGCGAGGAGACTTAAATAGTGTTGCTGATGCAATTATTATGAGTCGAAAAACAATGCGGAATATAAAAGAGAACTTGTTTTTTGCTTTCATTTACAACACAATCGGAATTCCGATTGCAGCAATTGGCTTATTAGCTCCTTGGGTAGCGGGTGCAGCGATGGCCTTCAGTTCGGTTTCCGTGGTGTTGAATGCATTGCGTCTACAGAAAGTGAAAATAAGGAATTAA
- a CDS encoding DUF2269 domain-containing protein: MVMKPALRKLALTVHIASSVGWLGAVVGFLILVVAALSSQDTKTVQAVWIAMELTGWFAIVPLALFSLLTGLVMSMGTKWGLVRHYWVLFKLLLTILATAVLLLNMQTVSFFAEVAIGTGSADLGGMWGELLHAGGGLLVLLIITILSVYKPRGMTRYGLRKQEQQRKVTTID; encoded by the coding sequence ATGGTCATGAAACCCGCTCTCCGCAAGTTAGCACTCACTGTGCATATCGCTTCTTCGGTGGGCTGGCTCGGCGCGGTAGTTGGTTTCCTGATACTTGTTGTTGCGGCTCTCTCCAGTCAAGATACTAAGACAGTTCAAGCTGTATGGATAGCGATGGAGTTGACTGGTTGGTTCGCTATTGTCCCGTTGGCTCTTTTCTCTCTACTTACTGGGCTTGTTATGTCAATGGGAACCAAGTGGGGGTTAGTAAGGCATTACTGGGTCCTTTTCAAACTTCTGCTAACTATACTAGCGACTGCCGTCTTGTTGCTGAATATGCAGACAGTGAGCTTCTTTGCTGAAGTTGCGATAGGGACGGGAAGTGCTGATCTTGGAGGGATGTGGGGTGAATTGCTCCATGCCGGGGGCGGCCTGCTAGTATTGCTCATCATCACAATATTATCGGTCTATAAGCCGCGAGGTATGACGCGGTATGGGCTGCGCAAGCAAGAACAACAGCGTAAGGTCACGACGATAGACTAA
- a CDS encoding four-helix bundle copper-binding protein, which yields MNTNYAETLKVILECLEECNNCFDACLKEEDVKMMAECIRLDRECADVCAFAAQAITRNSPFTNQILELCADVCDRCAEECAKHDEDHCKRCAESCRRCAEACRQAVA from the coding sequence ATGAATACAAATTACGCAGAAACCCTAAAAGTAATACTAGAATGCCTAGAGGAATGTAATAATTGTTTTGATGCATGCTTAAAAGAAGAAGATGTTAAGATGATGGCTGAATGTATACGCTTGGATCGTGAATGTGCCGATGTTTGTGCATTCGCTGCACAGGCAATAACTCGTAACAGTCCATTTACTAATCAGATTTTAGAACTTTGTGCAGATGTCTGCGACCGTTGCGCGGAAGAGTGTGCTAAACATGACGAGGATCATTGCAAACGCTGTGCTGAATCTTGCCGAAGATGTGCCGAAGCATGCCGTCAAGCGGTGGCTTAA